Proteins from a single region of Diorhabda sublineata isolate icDioSubl1.1 chromosome 2, icDioSubl1.1, whole genome shotgun sequence:
- the LOC130440547 gene encoding prostaglandin reductase 1-like isoform X1 produces the protein MSVLSGFLLKSGSIQFNSICRRYISAKAFIFQKQFQGFPKESDFKLVNEELPALKDGEFLAAAEYLSVDPYMRAYAPRVKTGKTFMGSQIAKILESKNPDFPEGKYIVGEYGWRTHTVSNGKPLANGVPSAWLIPDLGNLPISLALGVLGMPGNTAYFGLLEICKPKAGETVIITGAAGAVGSHVGQIAKIKGCKTIGVAGSDEKGKWLVQELGFDHFINYKTDNVKAKLKEYAPNKIDCYFDNVGGGISSLIMMYMNLFGRISVCGAISGYNETELPKAPIVQYPMTFNQLKMEGFIVHRWLDRWLEGIEQNKNWIQEGKLKYPETVTNGFENMYEAFTDMLRGGNIGKAIVKV, from the exons ATGAGTGTACTAAGTGGTTTCTTACTTAAATCGGGTTCAATACAATTTAATTCTATTTGTAGAAGATATATAAGTGCAAAagcttttatttttcaaaagcaATTCCAAGGTTTTCCCAAGGAAAGTGATTTTAAACTAGTAAATGAAGAACTACCGGCATTGAAAGATGGAG AATTTCTGGCAGCTGCTGAATATTTGAGCGTTGATCCATATATGAGAGCATACGCTCCTAGAGTTAAAACGGGAAAGACATTTATGGGCTCACAAATAGCTAA AATTTTAGAAAGTAAAAATCCAGATTTTCCAGAAGGAAAGTATATAGTGGGAGAATATGGCTGGAGAACGCATACAGTATCAAATGGAAAACCATTGGCAAATGGTGTACCATCAGCTTGGTTGATACCAGATTTAGGAAATCTTCCCATTTCATTAGCTTTAGGTGTATTAGGAATGCCAGG GAATACCGCATATTTTGGTTTATTAGAAATTTGTAAGCCAAAAGCAGGAGAAACAGTTATAATAACTGGAGCTGCAGGAGCCGTAGGAAGTCATGTAGGTCAAATTGCCAAAATTAAGGGATGTAAAACAATTGGCGTTGCAGGATCCGACGAAAAAGGAAAGTGGTTAGTACAAGAACTTGGATTCGATCACTTTATCAATTACAAAACTGATAATGTCAAAGCGAAGTTGAAGGAATACGCcccaaataaaattgattgttattttgataat GTGGGTGGTGGAATAAGTTCTCTAATAATGATGTATATGAATTTATTCGGAAGAATATCTGTTTGTGGAGCTATTTCTGGATATAATGAGACAGAGTTACCGAAAG CACCCATTGTTCAGTATCCAATGACGTTCAATCAGCTGAAAATGGAAGGATTCATTGTTCACAGATGGTTGGATAGATGGTTGGAAGGAAttgagcaaaataaaaattggattcAGGAGGGAAAGTTGAAATACCCAGAAACGGTGACTAATGGCTTTGAAAATATGTACGAAGCTTTTACAGATATGTTGCGAGGTGGTAATATTGGGAAAGCTATAGTTAAAGtttaa
- the LOC130440547 gene encoding prostaglandin reductase 1-like isoform X2, with translation MEFLAAAEYLSVDPYMRAYAPRVKTGKTFMGSQIAKILESKNPDFPEGKYIVGEYGWRTHTVSNGKPLANGVPSAWLIPDLGNLPISLALGVLGMPGNTAYFGLLEICKPKAGETVIITGAAGAVGSHVGQIAKIKGCKTIGVAGSDEKGKWLVQELGFDHFINYKTDNVKAKLKEYAPNKIDCYFDNVGGGISSLIMMYMNLFGRISVCGAISGYNETELPKAPIVQYPMTFNQLKMEGFIVHRWLDRWLEGIEQNKNWIQEGKLKYPETVTNGFENMYEAFTDMLRGGNIGKAIVKV, from the exons ATGG AATTTCTGGCAGCTGCTGAATATTTGAGCGTTGATCCATATATGAGAGCATACGCTCCTAGAGTTAAAACGGGAAAGACATTTATGGGCTCACAAATAGCTAA AATTTTAGAAAGTAAAAATCCAGATTTTCCAGAAGGAAAGTATATAGTGGGAGAATATGGCTGGAGAACGCATACAGTATCAAATGGAAAACCATTGGCAAATGGTGTACCATCAGCTTGGTTGATACCAGATTTAGGAAATCTTCCCATTTCATTAGCTTTAGGTGTATTAGGAATGCCAGG GAATACCGCATATTTTGGTTTATTAGAAATTTGTAAGCCAAAAGCAGGAGAAACAGTTATAATAACTGGAGCTGCAGGAGCCGTAGGAAGTCATGTAGGTCAAATTGCCAAAATTAAGGGATGTAAAACAATTGGCGTTGCAGGATCCGACGAAAAAGGAAAGTGGTTAGTACAAGAACTTGGATTCGATCACTTTATCAATTACAAAACTGATAATGTCAAAGCGAAGTTGAAGGAATACGCcccaaataaaattgattgttattttgataat GTGGGTGGTGGAATAAGTTCTCTAATAATGATGTATATGAATTTATTCGGAAGAATATCTGTTTGTGGAGCTATTTCTGGATATAATGAGACAGAGTTACCGAAAG CACCCATTGTTCAGTATCCAATGACGTTCAATCAGCTGAAAATGGAAGGATTCATTGTTCACAGATGGTTGGATAGATGGTTGGAAGGAAttgagcaaaataaaaattggattcAGGAGGGAAAGTTGAAATACCCAGAAACGGTGACTAATGGCTTTGAAAATATGTACGAAGCTTTTACAGATATGTTGCGAGGTGGTAATATTGGGAAAGCTATAGTTAAAGtttaa
- the LOC130440547 gene encoding prostaglandin reductase 1-like isoform X3: MRAYAPRVKTGKTFMGSQIAKILESKNPDFPEGKYIVGEYGWRTHTVSNGKPLANGVPSAWLIPDLGNLPISLALGVLGMPGNTAYFGLLEICKPKAGETVIITGAAGAVGSHVGQIAKIKGCKTIGVAGSDEKGKWLVQELGFDHFINYKTDNVKAKLKEYAPNKIDCYFDNVGGGISSLIMMYMNLFGRISVCGAISGYNETELPKAPIVQYPMTFNQLKMEGFIVHRWLDRWLEGIEQNKNWIQEGKLKYPETVTNGFENMYEAFTDMLRGGNIGKAIVKV, translated from the exons ATGAGAGCATACGCTCCTAGAGTTAAAACGGGAAAGACATTTATGGGCTCACAAATAGCTAA AATTTTAGAAAGTAAAAATCCAGATTTTCCAGAAGGAAAGTATATAGTGGGAGAATATGGCTGGAGAACGCATACAGTATCAAATGGAAAACCATTGGCAAATGGTGTACCATCAGCTTGGTTGATACCAGATTTAGGAAATCTTCCCATTTCATTAGCTTTAGGTGTATTAGGAATGCCAGG GAATACCGCATATTTTGGTTTATTAGAAATTTGTAAGCCAAAAGCAGGAGAAACAGTTATAATAACTGGAGCTGCAGGAGCCGTAGGAAGTCATGTAGGTCAAATTGCCAAAATTAAGGGATGTAAAACAATTGGCGTTGCAGGATCCGACGAAAAAGGAAAGTGGTTAGTACAAGAACTTGGATTCGATCACTTTATCAATTACAAAACTGATAATGTCAAAGCGAAGTTGAAGGAATACGCcccaaataaaattgattgttattttgataat GTGGGTGGTGGAATAAGTTCTCTAATAATGATGTATATGAATTTATTCGGAAGAATATCTGTTTGTGGAGCTATTTCTGGATATAATGAGACAGAGTTACCGAAAG CACCCATTGTTCAGTATCCAATGACGTTCAATCAGCTGAAAATGGAAGGATTCATTGTTCACAGATGGTTGGATAGATGGTTGGAAGGAAttgagcaaaataaaaattggattcAGGAGGGAAAGTTGAAATACCCAGAAACGGTGACTAATGGCTTTGAAAATATGTACGAAGCTTTTACAGATATGTTGCGAGGTGGTAATATTGGGAAAGCTATAGTTAAAGtttaa